A window of Acidobacteriota bacterium contains these coding sequences:
- a CDS encoding PadR family transcriptional regulator, whose protein sequence is MTEQAQLLPGTLDLLILKTVSLGPLHGYGVLLRIGQISGKALLIEQGALYPALFRLVRQGLLKASWGTSENNRRAKFYELTTAGRKRLREETEGWNRLATAIGSALAAQPEEV, encoded by the coding sequence ATGACCGAACAGGCCCAGCTCCTTCCCGGGACCCTCGATCTCCTCATACTGAAGACTGTTTCTTTAGGTCCTCTTCACGGCTACGGAGTGCTTCTGCGCATCGGGCAAATCTCCGGGAAGGCGCTGCTCATCGAGCAAGGAGCGCTTTATCCCGCGTTGTTCCGCCTGGTGCGCCAAGGGCTATTGAAGGCAAGCTGGGGGACATCAGAGAACAATCGTCGCGCCAAGTTCTACGAGCTAACTACCGCCGGACGTAAACGCCTTCGGGAAGAAACCGAGGGATGGAATCGGCTGGCTACGGCCATCGGGTCAGCGCTTGCGGCCCAACCGGAGGAAGTATGA
- a CDS encoding phosphoketolase, with product MPYAETVEEHKTSTHPLSDEEVQRMHAYWRAANYLTVGQIYLKDNPLLERPLTADDIKPRLLGHWGTTAGLNFIYTHLNRLIVKNDINMMYVIGPGHGGPGLVAHTYLEGSYTEIYPAVEQNRYGLYRLFQQFSWPYGIPSHVAPEVPGSIHEGGELGYSLLHAYGAAFDNPGLVVACIVGDGEAETGPCATSWHSNKFLNPVKDGAVLPILHLNGYKIANPTVLARIPENELLDLFRGYGYHPVLIAGSDPAEMHQMMAASLDQILADIQSIQQRARKQQNPERPSWPMLILKSPKGWTGPKEVDGKPVEGTWRSHQVPVDDVRKNPAHLKILEDWLRSYKPEELFDKDGKVRDEITSLAPKGRRRMGMNPHANGGLLLEPLTMPHFRDYAVKIDRPGTVEAEATRVLGRFLRDVLKLNEEKRNFRIMGPDETASNRLDAVFEVTGKEWEAAIEPVDVNLARDGRVMEVLSEHMCEGWLEGYLLTGRHGLFNCYEAFIHIVDSMFNQHAKWLKTTRRLTWRKPIASLNYLLSSHVWRQDHNGFSHQDPGFIDHVSNKKAEIVRVYLPPDANTLLSVADHCLRSRNYVNLIVAGKQPAWVWLDMESAVRHCTTGLGVWDWASNDAGNPDVVMACAGDIPTLETLAAVTGLRKHVPDIRVRVVNVVDLMALQPYEEHPHGLQDEDFDAIFTTDKPVIFAYHGYPALIHKLTYRRHNHDNIHVRGYKEEGTTTTPFDMVVLNNLDRFQLELDAIRRIPRFAHLVPEATERYYEQMQRHKIYVSEHGEDMPEVKDWKWSL from the coding sequence ATGCCATACGCGGAAACAGTAGAAGAACACAAGACTTCAACTCATCCCCTAAGTGACGAGGAAGTGCAGCGAATGCACGCCTATTGGCGCGCAGCCAATTACCTGACCGTCGGGCAGATCTATCTTAAGGACAATCCTCTTCTTGAACGGCCGCTCACAGCAGACGACATCAAGCCGCGGCTACTGGGTCATTGGGGAACGACGGCGGGCCTGAATTTTATCTACACCCACTTAAATCGGCTTATCGTTAAGAACGATATCAACATGATGTACGTGATTGGGCCAGGACACGGCGGTCCCGGACTCGTAGCCCATACGTATCTCGAAGGCTCCTACACAGAGATCTATCCTGCCGTCGAGCAGAACCGTTATGGACTGTATCGCCTATTTCAACAATTTTCATGGCCATATGGGATTCCGAGTCACGTGGCGCCGGAGGTTCCCGGATCAATACATGAGGGCGGAGAGCTGGGATATTCATTGCTCCACGCTTACGGAGCTGCATTCGACAATCCCGGTCTGGTCGTCGCGTGCATTGTCGGTGACGGTGAGGCGGAGACGGGTCCCTGCGCCACCAGTTGGCACTCGAACAAATTCCTCAACCCAGTCAAGGACGGTGCGGTGTTGCCGATTTTGCATCTGAATGGATACAAAATCGCGAATCCCACTGTGCTCGCGCGCATTCCCGAAAATGAACTACTCGATCTGTTTCGCGGATATGGCTATCATCCGGTGCTGATTGCAGGGAGCGATCCTGCCGAGATGCATCAAATGATGGCGGCGAGTCTGGATCAGATTCTGGCTGACATTCAGTCGATTCAGCAGCGGGCGAGGAAGCAGCAGAACCCGGAGCGTCCCTCCTGGCCAATGTTGATCTTGAAGAGCCCGAAGGGCTGGACTGGTCCGAAAGAAGTGGATGGCAAGCCGGTGGAGGGAACGTGGCGCTCGCATCAAGTACCGGTGGATGACGTGCGTAAAAATCCGGCGCATCTGAAGATCCTTGAAGACTGGCTGCGAAGTTATAAGCCGGAAGAGCTCTTTGATAAAGACGGCAAGGTCCGCGACGAAATCACTTCGCTTGCTCCCAAAGGCCGACGTCGGATGGGCATGAACCCACACGCAAATGGTGGACTCTTGCTTGAGCCACTCACTATGCCGCACTTCCGCGACTATGCGGTCAAGATCGATCGTCCGGGCACAGTCGAAGCTGAGGCGACGCGGGTGCTTGGGCGATTTTTGCGCGATGTTCTAAAGCTCAACGAGGAGAAGCGCAATTTCCGCATCATGGGGCCTGACGAGACTGCGTCCAATCGGCTTGATGCTGTTTTCGAAGTTACTGGCAAGGAATGGGAAGCGGCCATCGAGCCGGTAGATGTGAACCTGGCCCGTGACGGCCGTGTAATGGAAGTCTTGAGCGAGCACATGTGCGAAGGCTGGCTCGAAGGTTACCTACTCACCGGACGTCATGGATTGTTCAATTGCTACGAAGCCTTCATCCACATCGTGGACTCAATGTTCAATCAGCATGCGAAGTGGCTGAAGACGACGCGACGTCTCACGTGGCGGAAGCCGATCGCTTCTCTGAATTACCTGCTCAGCTCGCATGTGTGGCGGCAGGACCATAATGGTTTTTCTCATCAGGATCCGGGATTCATCGATCATGTCTCGAACAAGAAAGCGGAGATCGTGCGCGTCTATTTGCCTCCGGATGCGAACACGCTGCTTTCGGTCGCAGACCACTGCCTTCGCAGTAGGAACTACGTGAACCTCATCGTCGCGGGCAAACAACCTGCATGGGTGTGGCTGGACATGGAATCCGCCGTGCGCCATTGCACAACGGGACTTGGAGTTTGGGATTGGGCCAGCAACGATGCAGGCAATCCTGATGTCGTGATGGCTTGCGCCGGAGATATTCCAACCTTAGAGACGCTCGCAGCAGTCACTGGCTTAAGAAAGCACGTTCCCGACATTCGCGTTCGCGTTGTAAACGTCGTCGACTTGATGGCGCTGCAGCCCTACGAAGAACATCCGCACGGCTTGCAGGACGAGGATTTCGACGCAATCTTTACTACCGACAAGCCCGTGATCTTTGCGTATCACGGCTATCCGGCTCTGATCCACAAACTCACGTATCGCCGCCACAATCACGACAACATTCATGTGCGCGGATATAAAGAAGAGGGAACCACGACGACGCCATTCGATATGGTCGTGCTGAATAACCTCGATCGCTTCCAACTTGAGCTCGATGCGATTCGCCGTATTCCGCGATTCGCGCACCTCGTTCCCGAGGCCACAGAACGCTACTACGAGCAGATGCAGCGCCACAAGATTTACGTGTCAGAACATGGCGAAGACATGCCCGAGGTTAAGGATTGGAAGTGGAGTTTGTAA
- a CDS encoding ABC transporter substrate-binding protein: MKLLAYFRSLAAKFLHRDDLDDEVEEELRSHIQSRADDLERSGLSRAEAERRAGLEFGAKERVKEEIQEALGGNFLDTLLQDVRVSLRVLRKSPGFLTVTVLTLALGIGANAVVFSVINAFILHPLNVPKAESLYQLERGKDKAGNFSYPDYLDLRDRNRSFDGLIAWNVTAVGLDTGKDPYRSWVIETSGNYFDALGIQPYLGRLFHGSDEHGLNSAPYAVLSYECWHTHFHDDPGIVGRTIQLSKQPFTVLGVAPPDFHGVLMFFHPDLFVPIINREQIDGLSQLDERGVRWVFMVMGHLKPGVTRARAIADLNSIGSYLEKSYPKEDSNMTFSLAKPSFYGDYLGPAVQGFLAGLMLLAGLILLAACANLGSLFAARAADRAREVALRLALGSSRTRILRQVFTEAVLISLIGGAVGLWGSVLLLHGLSAWRPFANWPIQVPVNPDANVYLVALLLALVSGFLFGAVPVRQILRTNAYEIVKGSSAIVGQRITVRDLLLVVQIAICAVLVTSSMVAVRGLVRSLHNDFGFNPENAMLVDTDLMMGGYRGEGVRKMQRRMIEVLQAIPGVESVGLADSVPLSDGANSAIVFTDKTTDLRPANAATEAAMFSISPDYFRADGTSLLSGRTITWHDDKPAPRVAVVNPVFARKIFGSVNNAIGAYYKLRDGSRIQVVGIVEDGKYNSLTENPTPAMFFPILQAPTSSTWLVVRSSRDPLQLGSAIRSTLHDLDAGLPIYIQTRYKELDAILFGARMATMALGVLGLMGAMLAITGIFGMAAYSVSKRLRELGIRIALGAERKQVLHAALGRAFKLLALGSAAGLLLGILASRVLAFIVYSATPRDPIVLAGAVLTMSLLGLLATWIPAQRALSVDPLILLREE; this comes from the coding sequence ATGAAACTCCTGGCTTATTTTCGTTCCCTCGCCGCGAAGTTTCTTCATCGTGATGACCTGGACGACGAGGTAGAGGAAGAGCTTCGCTCTCACATTCAGAGCCGAGCCGATGATCTCGAACGTTCAGGTCTGAGCCGTGCCGAAGCCGAGCGCCGCGCGGGCCTCGAATTTGGCGCCAAAGAGCGTGTGAAAGAGGAAATTCAGGAAGCACTCGGCGGCAATTTTCTCGACACACTTCTGCAAGACGTGCGCGTGAGTCTTCGCGTGCTGCGCAAGTCTCCCGGATTCTTAACCGTTACCGTTCTGACGCTCGCATTGGGAATCGGCGCAAACGCAGTGGTATTCAGCGTGATCAATGCCTTCATCCTGCATCCGCTTAATGTCCCGAAAGCGGAAAGCCTCTACCAACTTGAGCGCGGTAAGGACAAGGCAGGCAATTTCTCGTATCCCGACTATCTCGATCTGCGCGATCGCAACCGCAGCTTCGATGGTCTGATTGCTTGGAACGTCACTGCGGTTGGATTGGATACCGGCAAGGATCCGTACCGCTCCTGGGTAATTGAAACGAGCGGAAACTATTTCGACGCTCTAGGCATTCAGCCCTATCTGGGCCGGTTATTCCACGGTTCCGACGAGCATGGCCTGAACAGCGCTCCCTATGCCGTACTGAGTTACGAGTGTTGGCACACTCATTTCCACGACGATCCCGGCATCGTCGGCCGGACCATTCAGCTCAGTAAACAGCCCTTTACCGTTCTCGGTGTAGCGCCTCCTGATTTTCATGGGGTACTGATGTTTTTCCATCCAGATCTGTTTGTGCCGATAATCAACCGGGAGCAGATAGATGGATTGAGTCAGCTGGATGAGCGCGGCGTCCGCTGGGTTTTCATGGTCATGGGACATCTGAAGCCGGGAGTGACTCGGGCGCGGGCAATCGCAGATCTAAACTCTATCGGTTCCTATCTGGAAAAGAGTTATCCCAAAGAAGATAGCAACATGACCTTTTCCTTGGCGAAGCCAAGTTTTTATGGCGACTATCTTGGCCCGGCTGTACAAGGCTTTCTCGCAGGATTGATGCTGCTGGCAGGACTGATTCTGCTGGCCGCATGTGCCAATTTGGGAAGTCTGTTTGCAGCCCGTGCGGCTGACCGTGCCCGCGAGGTTGCCCTGCGGCTTGCGCTGGGATCGAGCCGCACCCGCATTCTTCGGCAGGTGTTCACTGAAGCCGTGCTGATTTCCCTGATCGGAGGCGCTGTCGGGCTTTGGGGCAGCGTTCTGCTGTTGCACGGTTTGAGTGCGTGGCGGCCCTTTGCCAACTGGCCAATCCAGGTGCCTGTGAACCCAGACGCGAATGTTTATCTCGTCGCTCTGTTACTGGCGCTAGTCAGCGGTTTCCTCTTCGGCGCAGTCCCAGTGCGGCAGATACTGCGCACCAATGCGTATGAGATCGTGAAGGGCTCCAGTGCCATAGTGGGACAACGGATTACCGTCCGCGACCTGCTGCTGGTAGTGCAGATTGCTATTTGTGCGGTGCTTGTGACCTCGTCGATGGTCGCGGTGCGCGGCCTGGTGCGTTCGCTGCATAATGATTTCGGATTCAATCCGGAGAACGCAATGCTCGTAGATACAGATCTCATGATGGGCGGCTACAGGGGCGAGGGCGTTCGCAAAATGCAGCGGCGCATGATCGAGGTTCTACAGGCAATTCCCGGAGTCGAGTCGGTTGGGCTCGCGGATTCGGTTCCCTTAAGTGATGGTGCGAACAGCGCAATTGTCTTTACCGACAAAACCACGGATTTGCGTCCAGCCAACGCTGCCACTGAAGCCGCAATGTTCAGCATATCTCCCGATTACTTCCGAGCGGATGGCACCTCTCTATTGTCGGGACGAACGATTACCTGGCACGATGACAAGCCTGCTCCGCGCGTTGCGGTGGTTAATCCGGTGTTTGCGCGGAAGATCTTCGGCTCGGTAAACAACGCGATCGGCGCCTATTACAAGCTGCGGGACGGAAGTCGTATTCAAGTGGTAGGCATTGTCGAAGACGGAAAATATAACAGCCTCACCGAAAACCCAACACCCGCGATGTTTTTCCCGATCTTGCAAGCTCCAACGAGTTCAACATGGCTAGTGGTGCGTTCCAGCCGCGATCCCCTGCAACTGGGATCAGCCATCAGAAGCACGCTGCATGATCTGGATGCAGGACTGCCTATTTACATCCAGACGCGCTACAAGGAACTGGACGCAATTCTGTTTGGGGCGCGCATGGCGACCATGGCTCTCGGTGTGCTGGGACTCATGGGCGCGATGCTGGCGATCACCGGCATCTTCGGAATGGCGGCCTATTCGGTCAGCAAGCGCCTGCGAGAGCTGGGAATCCGTATCGCCCTCGGCGCAGAGCGCAAGCAAGTGTTGCACGCGGCACTCGGACGAGCATTCAAATTGCTCGCTCTCGGCTCCGCCGCAGGACTGCTCCTCGGAATTCTCGCAAGCCGCGTGCTTGCCTTCATCGTTTATTCGGCAACTCCCCGCGATCCTATCGTTTTGGCGGGTGCTGTCCTGACAATGTCACTGCTCGGACTACTCGCAACGTGGATCCCAGCACAACGAGCGCTGTCCGTCGATCCACTCATCTTGCTGCGCGAAGAATGA
- a CDS encoding methionine gamma-lyase (catalyzes the formation of methanethiol and 2-ocobutanoate from L-methionine), which produces MTQRNKNSVETRLIHGDRKLNSTSAVVAPIYQTATFRGVSGEDFAKRAGEARHPEFYTRYGNPTLSQVESVLAALEGTESALVTASGMAAVSATVLTILGKGDHVVAQTNHYGGTTNLLQRLIPRFGIEVTQVDQRDSSAFERAVRPNTKLIVVESPSNPIMTLTDLRAVAAIAKSRGITTLIDNTFATPLNQRPIDLGMDLVFHSATKYFGGHSDLIAGAVMGSKEWITNIWNTHVILGAALGPFDAWLMLRGLRTLALRVRQHNENALQLAQALEKHPSVESVYYPGLKSHPQHELANRQMSGFGGMLSFEIKGGYEAADRFLSRLQLASRAASLGGVETLAVHPASNFLHYMTLEEAAKIGIAPGLLRISVGLEGKDDLVSDFEQALCQSA; this is translated from the coding sequence ATGACGCAAAGAAATAAGAACTCCGTTGAAACTCGACTAATCCACGGCGACCGCAAGCTGAACTCCACGTCCGCAGTGGTGGCGCCGATCTATCAGACTGCTACATTTCGCGGAGTTTCAGGAGAGGACTTCGCCAAACGTGCGGGAGAGGCTCGGCACCCGGAGTTTTATACCCGATATGGGAATCCGACGTTGAGCCAGGTAGAAAGTGTGCTCGCCGCGCTTGAAGGTACTGAATCCGCGCTCGTGACAGCTTCGGGTATGGCCGCAGTTAGCGCCACAGTTCTCACCATCCTCGGCAAGGGCGATCACGTGGTTGCGCAGACGAATCACTATGGCGGCACGACAAACCTGCTGCAAAGGCTGATACCGCGATTTGGGATTGAAGTAACACAAGTGGACCAGCGCGATTCTTCCGCGTTTGAAAGAGCCGTGCGTCCCAACACAAAACTTATTGTCGTCGAGAGCCCCAGCAATCCGATCATGACCCTTACCGACCTGCGAGCCGTTGCCGCAATTGCGAAGTCGCGCGGCATTACAACGCTAATCGACAATACCTTCGCTACGCCGCTCAATCAGCGCCCAATTGATCTTGGCATGGACCTGGTCTTCCACAGCGCGACGAAATACTTCGGCGGACATTCGGATCTAATTGCCGGAGCTGTGATGGGCAGCAAAGAATGGATCACGAATATTTGGAATACTCATGTGATTCTCGGCGCGGCGCTTGGGCCATTCGATGCCTGGCTCATGCTTCGCGGCTTGCGGACGCTTGCTCTTCGTGTACGCCAACACAACGAAAACGCGCTGCAGCTCGCTCAGGCTCTCGAGAAACATCCCTCTGTGGAGTCTGTTTACTACCCTGGTTTGAAAAGCCATCCGCAGCACGAACTCGCCAACCGACAAATGTCAGGTTTCGGCGGCATGCTCAGCTTCGAAATTAAGGGAGGATACGAAGCCGCCGACCGTTTTCTGAGCCGCCTGCAATTGGCTTCGCGAGCTGCAAGCCTCGGAGGAGTTGAGACTCTAGCGGTCCATCCCGCTTCAAACTTTCTGCACTATATGACCCTGGAAGAGGCAGCAAAGATCGGAATTGCGCCGGGTCTGCTTCGTATCTCCGTCGGCTTGGAAGGTAAGGACGATCTGGTCTCCGACTTCGAGCAAGCCTTGTGCCAGAGTGCCTGA
- a CDS encoding ABC transporter substrate-binding protein, with protein sequence MQLLFDIFTQTLQTLWAHKLRSFLTMFGIAWGVGSLLLLVGLGEGFRSGQRRQMATMGQDIIMLWSGRVPAQSGSSTGQRQYYLTYRDYQDIVREAKHVRNAATLINRGDIRAVSDLTNANGQVNGTTPSLGKIRYIPIGEGRWLNDADIAEKRNVAVIGDEMSRNLYPGTNALGASLLLNGVRFQIVGIVSSIGVNENNSTNNRVYIPYATMHQFFPLTNVGDTPDAVSTINYQPDIPDNHDLAKEEVHRIIGRNHQFDPNNKEAIEEWDTIQSQRMVGKIFDAMNAFLGSVGIVTLALGAIGIINIMLVSVTERTREIGLRKALGATNGSILTQFFLEGILLTVLSGGIGMAGAAGLMAALGTLPAPPGFDTPKLVPSSAALAIGCLALAGLAAGLYPARKAAMLQPVEALRKE encoded by the coding sequence ATGCAGCTCTTGTTCGACATCTTTACCCAGACCCTGCAGACCCTCTGGGCACACAAGCTGCGCTCGTTTCTCACTATGTTCGGCATTGCCTGGGGCGTGGGCTCGCTGCTGCTGCTGGTTGGATTGGGAGAAGGGTTCCGTAGTGGCCAGCGCCGGCAGATGGCTACGATGGGACAAGACATTATCATGCTGTGGTCCGGTCGCGTTCCAGCGCAGTCAGGCAGCAGTACCGGACAGCGCCAGTACTACCTCACCTATCGCGACTATCAGGACATCGTTCGAGAAGCGAAGCATGTGCGCAACGCCGCTACCCTGATAAATCGCGGCGACATTCGCGCCGTCAGTGATCTCACCAACGCCAACGGACAAGTGAACGGCACGACTCCGAGCCTGGGCAAAATTCGTTACATTCCGATTGGGGAAGGACGGTGGCTGAACGACGCCGACATTGCCGAGAAGCGCAACGTCGCTGTGATCGGAGACGAGATGTCGCGCAATCTCTATCCCGGCACAAATGCCTTGGGAGCGAGCTTACTGTTGAATGGCGTACGCTTTCAGATCGTCGGAATCGTGAGTTCCATCGGCGTGAACGAGAACAACAGCACCAACAATCGCGTTTACATTCCGTACGCGACGATGCATCAATTTTTTCCTCTGACCAACGTTGGCGACACTCCCGACGCGGTTTCGACTATCAACTACCAGCCAGACATTCCCGATAATCACGATTTAGCCAAGGAAGAAGTGCACAGGATTATCGGACGTAATCACCAGTTCGATCCCAACAACAAGGAAGCAATCGAGGAGTGGGACACGATCCAGAGCCAGCGCATGGTGGGTAAAATCTTCGACGCCATGAACGCATTCCTGGGCAGCGTCGGCATTGTTACGCTCGCTCTGGGCGCTATCGGTATCATCAACATCATGCTGGTATCGGTTACGGAGCGCACGCGTGAGATCGGATTGCGCAAGGCTCTCGGCGCCACGAATGGCAGCATACTCACGCAATTTTTTCTCGAAGGCATACTGCTTACTGTGCTCAGCGGAGGCATCGGCATGGCGGGCGCGGCGGGTTTGATGGCAGCGTTAGGCACATTGCCCGCGCCTCCCGGATTTGACACTCCCAAATTGGTACCGTCATCCGCTGCGTTAGCCATCGGCTGTCTGGCGCTGGCGGGACTTGCAGCCGGACTTTATCCAGCGCGCAAAGCGGCAATGCTTCAACCAGTAGAAGCACTGCGAAAGGAGTAG
- a CDS encoding 3-hydroxyacyl-CoA dehydrogenase, with translation MKTVAVIGAGIMGRGIAHVAALGGYRTILEDILPASLHKAESEIRTNLDKGVELGKLEKSAADAAFSRIQLVGTVEEAAREADLVIEAVPEEMDSKIEIFTLLDKICRPATILASNTSSLSVTEIASVTYRPRNCVGMHFFNPVHKMKLLEVVRALETDDETIAAATEVGQGMGKEVVVIKESPGFITSRINAMIGNEAFYMLQEGIASAEDIDKALKLGLNHPMGPFELVDLVGLDTRLHILEYLHKALGEKFRPAPLLVQHVKAGRLGRKSGRGVFEYPDVQKNKEKSSESKLVH, from the coding sequence GTGAAGACGGTTGCGGTGATCGGAGCCGGCATTATGGGCCGGGGCATCGCCCACGTAGCAGCGCTCGGCGGATATCGCACCATTCTCGAGGACATTCTCCCCGCCAGCCTGCATAAGGCCGAAAGCGAGATTCGCACGAACCTCGACAAGGGAGTGGAACTAGGCAAACTGGAAAAGTCCGCAGCCGATGCAGCGTTTTCGCGCATACAACTTGTCGGCACGGTGGAAGAAGCGGCACGCGAAGCCGATCTCGTAATCGAGGCTGTCCCGGAAGAGATGGACTCGAAGATCGAGATCTTCACCCTGCTCGACAAGATCTGCCGTCCTGCGACCATTTTGGCTTCGAATACTTCGTCACTGAGCGTGACGGAGATCGCGTCGGTGACGTACCGTCCACGAAACTGCGTGGGCATGCATTTCTTTAATCCAGTACACAAAATGAAGCTGCTCGAAGTCGTCCGTGCCCTCGAAACCGACGATGAGACCATCGCCGCTGCGACTGAAGTGGGACAGGGCATGGGCAAAGAAGTTGTAGTGATTAAGGAGTCTCCCGGATTCATCACCAGCCGCATTAATGCCATGATTGGAAACGAAGCTTTTTACATGCTCCAGGAGGGGATCGCCTCGGCCGAGGACATCGACAAGGCATTGAAATTAGGGCTGAATCATCCAATGGGACCGTTTGAGCTGGTCGATCTCGTTGGACTCGACACTAGGCTGCACATCCTCGAGTACCTCCACAAAGCTCTTGGCGAGAAGTTTCGTCCTGCTCCGCTTCTGGTGCAGCACGTAAAAGCTGGGAGATTGGGACGAAAAAGCGGACGAGGCGTCTTCGAGTATCCCGACGTCCAAAAGAACAAAGAAAAGAGCTCCGAATCCAAATTGGTCCACTAA
- a CDS encoding KpsF/GutQ family sugar-phosphate isomerase, which produces MSSTGESVVRIEAEALVALADRLAGPMKQSFERAVDLLHRCTSRVVVTGMGKSGIIAQKIAATLSSTGTPSLFMHPAEALHGDLGMVASGDVVIALSSSGETEELLKLLAKIKRIGDALICFTCDLQSTLAQASDVALDCSVPREGCNLGLAPTASTTAMLALGDAVAVALSEKRGFKEEDFAELHPGGKLGKKLMRVSELMHAGDALPRVTPETSMHEVIYEMSRKKLGMTTVAQNGKLLGVISDGDLRRLLERRGKDAMDLKAGECMTRTPVTVPPSTFAMTALNVMEERKITSLVVIESDSQLLGVVHLHDLWGTESI; this is translated from the coding sequence ATGTCCTCTACTGGGGAAAGCGTAGTTCGCATCGAGGCGGAGGCGCTCGTCGCGTTGGCAGATCGACTGGCTGGTCCTATGAAGCAGAGCTTCGAGCGAGCGGTGGATCTCCTGCATCGGTGCACCTCGCGAGTGGTCGTCACCGGGATGGGAAAGAGCGGAATCATCGCGCAGAAGATTGCGGCAACGTTAAGTTCCACTGGAACGCCTTCGTTATTCATGCATCCAGCTGAAGCTTTGCATGGAGACTTGGGGATGGTCGCCAGTGGAGACGTCGTCATCGCGCTCTCCTCAAGCGGCGAAACCGAAGAACTGTTAAAGCTTCTTGCCAAGATCAAACGCATCGGCGACGCGCTCATCTGCTTCACCTGCGATCTGCAATCCACGCTAGCGCAAGCCTCAGATGTTGCGCTCGATTGCTCGGTCCCGCGGGAGGGATGCAATCTGGGCCTGGCGCCCACTGCCAGCACGACAGCGATGCTTGCGCTCGGAGACGCAGTCGCGGTTGCACTCTCAGAAAAGCGGGGATTCAAAGAAGAGGACTTCGCCGAACTGCACCCAGGCGGAAAACTGGGCAAGAAGCTGATGCGCGTCTCCGAGCTGATGCATGCTGGAGATGCGTTGCCCCGCGTCACACCCGAGACCTCGATGCACGAGGTGATTTACGAGATGTCGCGTAAGAAGTTGGGCATGACAACGGTCGCCCAGAACGGGAAGCTGCTGGGCGTGATCAGCGATGGAGACCTGCGGCGCCTGCTCGAACGACGTGGGAAAGATGCGATGGACCTGAAAGCGGGCGAATGCATGACACGGACTCCGGTTACGGTGCCGCCATCGACCTTCGCCATGACTGCGTTGAACGTCATGGAGGAGCGCAAGATTACCTCGTTGGTTGTGATCGAAAGCGATTCGCAGCTGCTCGGAGTAGTCCATCTCCATGATCTGTGGGGAACGGAGTCGATCTGA